ctagtcattccgtttgtaacacctcgaaatcttgatttaggccccataaagtatatatattcttgatcgtctcgacattctgattcgaactaaccatgtccgttcgtccgtccttctgccgaaatcacgattggggttgaacgcgtagagctagccacttgaaatgttgcacagatacttaatattgatgtaggtcgttagggattgcaaatggactatatcggttcagattaagatattgctcccatataaaccggttctacttcttgagcccatggaagccttaatttttgtccgatttggcacatagtattccgttatgacttacaacaactgtgccaagtatggttcgaatcggtcaagaacctgatatagctcccatataaaccgatctctcgattagacttcttgagaccctggatgccacaatttttgggcaatttggctaaaattttgcccatagtgttccgttatgactcctaacaactgtaccaagtacggtccaaagcggtctgtaacctgatatagcttccatatagaccgttctcccgatttcacttcttgagtccttagaagcctcaatattcatccgatttggctgaaactttgaacatggtgttctgttatgacttccaacggtcggaatcggtctgatatagttcccatattaatcgatttcccgattcgacttcttgagcccttaccagtcgcgatttttatccgatttgcatatagttttctgttatgactctcaacaactgcgccaagtaccgTCCGATTCGTTCTATAACTACaatagatttagctcccatatttaagcaaaatccatggaggttgtttcccaagattcggcccggccgaacttagcacgcttttacttttttcttgaaaaactaaaaaagagtTTTGTATCCACGAATAGAGTTGACTAGTGGAAAACTTGTAATTCGTTGCCTTGAACTagcttttaattgaatttaagtTTCTAGTAagctgccgataaagggtctcaagcccatacaagctttactttttatccgatttcgctgaaatttgaaacagtgtgttattttaaggctcccgacatctgagctaaatatggtttggatcggactatattaagatatagctgccatatagaccgatatgccgctaaagggtctgaagcccataaaagcattattttctatccaatttcggtgaaatttgaaacagtaagtagttttagaccacccgccatccgacccaaatatagtaaagatcggactggatttagatatagctatcatatggaccgatataccgattaaggtctgaagctcataaaagctttatttattacccgatttatttatttaaatattaaattcaacagtgacttatattgggttgcccaaaaagtaattgcggattttttaaaagaaagtaaatgcatttttaataaaacttagaatgaactttaatcaaatatactttttttacactttttttctaaggcaagctaaaagtaacagttgataactgacagaagaaataatgcaattacagagtcacaagctgtgaaaaaatttgtcaacgccgactatatgaaaaatccgcaattactttttgggcaacccaatatatattagaccactcaatgtccgtgccgaattttggtgcataagttatccaattttcaccggattgtgacgaaaggtggtttacatatatacccgaggtgatgactatccaaagttcggcccggccgaacttaatgccttattacttgtttttatatgtaAAGGCCAAGATAGCCATAAAACGGGAAATATTTTATAGAGATGCATACTTTCATTGGTGCAAAAGTCCTCTAGTAATTAATCATTAATCTGTGTTAAGTACACGCTTAACAATTATAAGTTAATTTTAGATGTTAAAagcgttgcttttgttttgcacgACACTGTATATTAGCTTGAAGAGGATCGCtgcctccacatgcaaatatgaATCTACCACAATAACAATACGAGTTAATAAAATTATAAGATCCTAGATTTACTACTTCGAAATTAAAGcatagacggacggagagacagaaggacggacgatttgcaaattttcaaggccTTAGATGGTCTGGCCTTTGCTCACCTCGTTATTTCGAAAGTTGTTGGGTTCCTAAACCCTTATCATTATTTGTTGCTCAATTTCCAATATAGGCCAGTTCCGATCGCGCGATGGGAAGACAATAAAATCTAAGTCAATGAGACATCGAAAAAGTAGCTTTAGATCAGGCAAAATCACCATAGATCAGAAATTCATACTGCACCAATTCTTGAAAAATAGCGAATGACGAAAAATCGATATTAACCAACTAAAAAGCCGCTTTAACAACCCTATACATTGAagagaatttcaaattttgtctgAGTTTAGCATCCTTTCAAAATCGATACGACCTTTCCGAACCATTCTATACCAAACTAGGTTTTAGAgtaagaagattatacgagatgttgATATGAATAGGGAAAACACATTATTCACAAAAGAATACATGCTGGTCGCCTATGACGATGACATTGCTAGTGGTAATCAGTATCAGCAATTGCCGCCTTTGACAAGGTCGAAAAACAGTCCTTTAATGTGGGCCTGCCAGTAAAAGGAAGTGAAACTTACTCAAATCATCGACAGCCTTGCCCTATTTTACTACCTTATAATGCAGTGCAGtcaaaaatgtatggaaataaCATCCATTCAATACAACAGAGTTCTAGAAAAATTACCAGTACAAGCTTATGTAGAACATATGTCTTCAGGATTGCCATGgaatggatgggggtatataaatttcctctgactcccaacaactgcgccaagtatgacgttttcgcaaatcctatccgatttcgctgaaatttagcatgacctgatatagctgtcatataaaccgatgtggggtcttgacttcttgagcctttagggggcgcaaatcctatccgatttcgctgaaatttagcatgacgtgtttcgttattacttttaacaactgtgcaaaatatggttcaaatcggtccataacctgatatagctgtcatataaaccgatctgggattttgacttcttgaggctctatagggcgcaattattatctgatttgggtgaaattttgtacaacggcttcttccatgaccttcaaaataagtgtcaaatatggtctgaatcggtctatagcctaatactgctcccctataaaacgatcaccctattttactttttgagcccctaaagggcgcaattcttattcgatttggctgaaattttacacaatgacttttacaatgatctccaacattcattcaattatggtccgaatcggaccataacttgatatagctccaagaccacagcaattcttttcttttatcctttgtttgcctaaaaagagacaccgggaaaagaactcgacaaatgcgatccatggtggaggccgaatttagcacgcttttacttgcttatttttaattttgaaaatttatgaaattgttttaaattttatttatgattAAACGAAAGCGGGTAATCACCCTCCATAAAGTCAATGGTCGAACTCAAGGTTCACCATATTAGAAGAAAAGTTTATATATGGCCAACTAACTAATTAAGTGGATAGAGTGTCCCAAGGTCTGATCAAATGTGCGAGCATGCGATAGTAGGAATATAGAGCGTCGTAGTTGGTGAACGCATAAAGAAAGTGCGCGTTTTCATTTTCTTGTTGTGGGTTCTTATGCTTTGTTgataaatattgcaaaaaaaaaaacgaactcaATGTCGgcaagataaaatttttgtttacggAAATGGATTGGCACTATAAATATAAAAAGCATATCAGCCATATGACCAAACTAATgacactttttgaaaaaaatacttGAAATTCCTATTGCGTtgctaatttgaaattttcttggTTTCGTTTTCTTTTGTCTCTCACAGGTTGAACTTGGAGCCAATTGGATACATGGGGTTTTGGGCAATCCCATTTTTGAAATTGCCGTACAGCATGGCCTAGTCAGTGTTGTCAACATACCCAAAGCACACAAAGTGGTGGCCACCACAGAGGATGGTCAGCAGGTTCCTTTCGACATACTGCAGGAAATCTACGAGGCGTATGTGTGTTTCCTACGCCGCTGTGATGAGTATTTCCTGTGTCAGTATAGTCCACCGCCTGACATCTGCAGTGTGGGCGAACACATTAACTTTGAGATACAAATCTATTTGAATTCTGTGGAAGATCCCAAAGAGAAGCGCTTAAAGCAATTGATTTTCAATTGCCTGCTGAAGCGTGAGACCTGCATTACGGGCTGTCATGATATGAATGAGGTAGATCTTTTAGAATTAGGTGAGTGAGTGTATAGAAAAAACGAAGATCATTTAGTTATTATCCTTCATCTCTTTTTTCTCTCCATTACAGGTAGTTATACAGAATTGCAAGGTGGCAACATAGTCTTGCCCGCCGGCTATAGTTCGATTTTACGCCCCCTGACCGCACATATACCCAAAGAGGCTATCATCACCAAATGTCCGGTAAAGAAAATCCATTGGAAACGAAAAAAGACTTTAAGCGGCCTAGACACCGTCGATGAGAATGATGATGAGAATGATTCGGATGACTCCGAGAAGACAGTCACAGAATATCCTGCTGCCAGCGGCCTTTTGGGAGCAACTGCTGCCCATGTTAGTCGGGAAGGCACTCCCTCATCGCGTGGCGGTTCCGTGGAACCAGATGCTGAATTTCCCGTACGTATAACGTGCGAGGATGGCCGTGTCTTCAATGCTGAGCATGTGATATGTACCATACCCTTGGGGGTACTCAAGGAATACCATAAGGAACTTTTCGATCCCGAATTACCACAATACAAACAGGAGTCACTGGAGCACCTGATGTTCGGCACCGTGGATAAGATATATCTGGAATATGATCGACCCTTTCTGAgtgctgaaatttcggaagtTATGCTGCTATGGGATGATGATAAATACGATATGCATGCCTCCGATGAAGAACGTTGTACACCAGAGTATTTAAGCAAACATTGGTTTAAGAAAATCTATTCGTTTGCGAAGATATCGGACACGCTGTTGTTGGGTTGGGTATCTGGTCAAGAGGCTGAATATATGGAAACGCTGCCCACGGAATTGGTGGCGGAAAAGTGTACAGagattttaagaaatttcctGCAAGATCCATATGTGCCGAAGCCAAAGAGATGTGTATGGTAAGTGTCAAGCGATGGGAACGCGATCTTCTATTTTTGCTTATTGCTAAGCGTACAGAAGTGTTTGTTTCGATTAAATGTGTTTCGTTATTTCTTGTGCTCAAAATGACTCAATTTTTTACGATTATTTTTCCTCGGGCTAAAAGATCTCTCCTTCTATGTAGACCATCCACAATATAATGGTTTTTACTATATCCGTAATTCCTGTAattcctgtccgtctgtctatttgtGAAGAAAGATATCCATTGAATACTTTGCATATTGAAGTGAGACCGATTAGGTACTAAATGGGGTAGTGAGGCCAGGTTCcgatatgacctccaacatccatgcttggttcaaatcggatgattacctgatgtagttcccatataaaccgaagttTCGATTTGATTAACATTCAGTCTTGTAGAAGTAGCAGGGCCTCAAGAACCTTTGCGACAAAGGATAGGTTTATAAGCTCTCGTCGTTCCGTACATTTTCCTGACTTGAGAATGGGGATCATTcgacccatttttatacccaccaccgaatgatgggggtatatttatttgtcattctgtttgcaacacatcgaaatatccatttccgatcctataaagtatatatatattcttgatcagcgtaaaaatctgagacgatctggccatgtccgtccgtctgtccctccttctgtctgttgaaatcacgctacagtctttaaaaatagagatattgagctgaaactttgcacagattctttttttgtccataagcaggttaagttcgaagatgggccgatgtactatatcttgatatagcccccatatagaccgatccgccgatttagggtcttaggcccataaaaaccacatttattatacgattttgctgaaatttgggacagcgagtggtgttaggccagtcgacatccttcttaaatttggcccagatcggtccagatttggatataactaccgtatagaccgatctctcgatttaagttcttgggcccataaaaggtgaatttattgttcgattttgccaaaatttgggacagtgagttgtattaggccagtcaatatcctttttcaatttggtccagatttgaatatagctgccatatagaccgatctctcgatttaaggtttgggtccatgtaaaggcacatttattgtccgatgtcgccgaaatttgggacagtgagttacgttaggcccatcgacatatttctgcaatatggcacagatcgattcagatttgattGTCATTCTGTTGTAGGAGTAGCAGGACCTCAAGTGCTTTTCGACAGAGGAGAGGTTTATAAGCTCTCAACGTTCCGTAGATTTTCCTGACTTGAGAATGGGGATCATCCGACCCATTTTTCATATCTCAGGTTCTACCAGGGTGAAGAAGGGCCGGTTGAGGGATTCCGCTAGGTGGAATCTGGTCCTAAGTAGAGTGCTTTTGGCAGGACAGTTAAATGGGTGGCATGTGGTCCCAGGTTACAGTCGGAACATACATCCAACACgctggcatcaatcctagctctatAGGAGtcgaggcggctgcatctgccggaatgtaATTGAAGCAAAGCTACTCCAGTAGAAGGCTACTGACTACCAGAGCTACTGCCGAGGGAGTCTAACTTCTTCAGGTGCagtatctagtcatttcgtttgaaacacctcgcctaagaccccataaagtacatatattcttgatcgtctcgagtcggtctagccatgtccaaccgtccgtctgtcgaaattacgatagcggtcgaacgcgtaaagctagccgcttgaaattttgcacagatacttaatattgatgtaggtcgttggggattgcaaatgggtcatatcggttcagatttaggtatagctcccatatcaaccgatctcctgattttacttcttgagcccctggaagccgcaattttggctgaaattttgcatgcggtgttctgatatgactttcaacaactgtgccaattacggtccaaatcgatctataacctgatatagctcccatataaaccaatatcccgatttgatttcttgagcccttacaaaccgcaatttttttcgatttggctaaaatgcggtgttctgttatgacttccagcatttgttgccaaatacggttcagatcagtttataacctgatatagctcccatataaaccgatctcccgatttaacttcttgagcccttacaagccgcaatttttgtccgatttagctgaaattttgcatgcggtgttctgttatgacttccaacaactgtgcaaagtatgttctgaatcggtctataacctgatatagctcccatataaaccgatctcccgatttaacttcttgagcccttacaagtgttctgttacgacttccagcatttgaaccaaatactgtccaaatcagtctataacctgatttagctcccataaaaaccggtccctcgatcatccttgttcggttcctggaaactttaatgtttgctgttttggcAGAAGTAtagtatatagaataaaattatgccctttaatttattttgtataaaattttagtagaatccatgggtTCTCAgtattcggcccgaccgaacataGTACGCTTTTACATTCAAAATTCTACATCTATCCATCCACTTTGTACATAGTTCATCcaattcgtacctttttggtactttttttttagtacctaaatgtacacatttccaaaaactctcatAGTGACCCAATTAAGGGTGCCATAGTTTACAAAtaatgtaccaaatagtaccaattgctgtactaaacgtactatttcacCTACTTCCAGTGCgagtttccaaatttttttcaaaccttatttttttgaGACGCCCatcaatttcagcccaataacATAATTCTAGCCGTTTCCGTTCGaactgggcaaatatgtaccatttcgtactttttggtaccttttaGTACCTAATCGTACGAAAATCACCAAAtccattattatacccaccaccgtaagataggtggtacattcatttagtcatcccttttgcaacacatcgaaatatcaatttccgaccatacaaagtatatatacatatttcggtcatcgtaaaattcttgagcggaaatttggcacaaagacgtcttttttgatgcactctggttaagttcttcaacgggccaaatcggaccatatttggatatagctgctatatagaccgatctggggataAAGGGGATAAagggactcaaatatggttcagatcgaactatatttggatatagctgccatatagaccgatctcccgataaagggtctgaagctcataaaaactttatttcttatcttatttcgctgaaatttgaaacagtaaataCTTTaaggcctctcaacttcgaacctaaatatggtttagatcggactatatttagatttagctgccatatagaccgatctgccgataaagggtctgaagcccatagaagctttattttttatccgatttcgctgaaatttaaaacagtgagtagttttaggcctacccacatctgacccaaatatagttcagatcggactatatttagatatagctgccatatagaccgatcttccgatttaacttctttagtccttccaagccgcaatttttgcccgatttggctgaaattttgtatgcgatgttctgttatgacttccaacaactgtgccaattacggtccaaatcgaactttaacatgacttcttgagtccttacaagccgcaatttttgtccgatttggctgaaactgtgccaaatacggtctaaattaGCCTATAACCCAGCCCATGTAAAACAGTAcgcttagtacgcttttacttgttcgattttagttttttatctACTCATAAATGTTGTGCTACCACTCACAACACATTTTACTcaaaaaaactattgggttgcccaaaaagtaattgcggatttttcatatagtcggtgttgacaaattttttcacagcttgtgactctgtaattgcattctttcttctgtcagttatcagctgttatttttagcttgctttagaaaaaaagtgtaaaaaagtatatttgattaaagttcattcaaagttttataaaaaatgcatttactttcttttaaaaaatccgcaaatactttttgggcaacccaatatttagcttCCTATATTCtggacaaaaattattttaatagaaaatttctcataaatttgttgtaatttcaaattttatctttcATTTACAGCACAAGTTGGAAATCTCAGCCTTATACAAGGGGATCATATACCTCAATACCAGTGGGTGCTTTACAAGAAGATATCGAGAATCTGGCACAACCCTTATATACTAGTCCTCAAGCCTTTAAAGTGAGTTCAAGTCTTAAGTCTTAAGAAAACCCAAGAGTTCACCTTGCTTTGCCTTTTAGCCTGTTGTCCTTTTTGCCGGCGAGCATACCCATTCCAATTTCTATTCAACTGTACATGGTGCCTATTTAAGTGGTCGCACAGCTGCCCAATATCTGGTGGGCAACGAGGAGCCTGATGAGATTACCTTAGAATCTGATGGTAGTGATCTAAGTGCTTGGATACAAGGAATAGCGTTGGACTAGAGAGGAGGTATGCTGCTGCTGCcattactgctgctgctgctgcacatATACAAAAGAGAGATTAAACCAACTAAAAAAGCAAAACTAATCATGGTAAATGtagcacaaaaacaaaaccacaaacaaagaaatacaaaattggatatgctGTGAATCAAAACACCTGCAATGTACCAGCTCTTAAGACCACGCCCCGCCTTTAAGCCCTCCTAAATTTGTtccttttcttttgatttttggtattTCCCCTTCTTTAAGGTTACTATTTTTAGTAGTCCCTTGTTtataaaaagatttggtttttttttgtaaagaaaaacaagaatgagattcgtaaaaatttgaatttttaccaagcaaaaaaagtgaaagtaagaaaaaaaaaacagtttttctatatgcaaaaaaagaaaaaaaggcaattaaattttaagcgaaTTGTATTTGTTAAGGCTTCAACTTaagttatttaattatttacttAATATTGTTTTCATGAcattatctgtctgtctgtctatcggtTTGT
This Stomoxys calcitrans chromosome 2, idStoCalc2.1, whole genome shotgun sequence DNA region includes the following protein-coding sequences:
- the LOC106081103 gene encoding spermine oxidase is translated as MGETTPHTPAPSPTDEHAAAMEAAAANAQPTNFKVIIIGAGMAGLSAANHLIQNGCDSFCLLEARNRIGGRIVSIPLAQQKVELGANWIHGVLGNPIFEIAVQHGLVSVVNIPKAHKVVATTEDGQQVPFDILQEIYEAYVCFLRRCDEYFLCQYSPPPDICSVGEHINFEIQIYLNSVEDPKEKRLKQLIFNCLLKRETCITGCHDMNEVDLLELGSYTELQGGNIVLPAGYSSILRPLTAHIPKEAIITKCPVKKIHWKRKKTLSGLDTVDENDDENDSDDSEKTVTEYPAASGLLGATAAHVSREGTPSSRGGSVEPDAEFPVRITCEDGRVFNAEHVICTIPLGVLKEYHKELFDPELPQYKQESLEHLMFGTVDKIYLEYDRPFLSAEISEVMLLWDDDKYDMHASDEERCTPEYLSKHWFKKIYSFAKISDTLLLGWVSGQEAEYMETLPTELVAEKCTEILRNFLQDPYVPKPKRCVCTSWKSQPYTRGSYTSIPVGALQEDIENLAQPLYTSPQAFKPVVLFAGEHTHSNFYSTVHGAYLSGRTAAQYLVGNEEPDEITLESDGSDLSAWIQGIALD